A part of Solibacillus sp. FSL H8-0538 genomic DNA contains:
- a CDS encoding YpzG family protein: MSKPDKLDPKSQKIHQNWTSVKHQKSQQNGETEITLHNRLLRSEAKARQF; this comes from the coding sequence ATGAGTAAACCCGATAAATTAGATCCAAAATCTCAAAAAATCCACCAGAACTGGACAAGTGTTAAGCATCAAAAATCTCAACAAAATGGTGAAACGGAAATAACTCTCCATAACCGGCTTTTGAGATCTGAAGCCAAAGCCCGACAGTTTTAA
- a CDS encoding YehS family protein, whose protein sequence is MTNNDILIRLRYALDIKNNDMVEIFKLGSMKFTKEEVLKILTKSKDEYEDEVDVEVEENEDHIKCNNKMLESFLNGFIIFKRGPQKPRPGQPESPVMPVTGKESPNNMLLKKVKIALALTTEEMLEILYEGGVVVTKGELGALLRKEGHRNYKECGDRFARNFLKGLALKYRG, encoded by the coding sequence ATGACTAATAACGATATATTAATTCGACTTAGATATGCACTTGATATAAAAAATAATGATATGGTAGAGATTTTTAAACTTGGTAGTATGAAATTCACAAAAGAAGAAGTGCTAAAGATTCTTACAAAATCAAAAGATGAGTACGAAGATGAAGTGGATGTTGAGGTAGAGGAAAATGAAGATCACATAAAATGTAATAATAAAATGTTAGAATCATTTTTAAACGGCTTCATTATTTTCAAAAGAGGACCTCAGAAGCCGAGACCGGGGCAACCTGAAAGTCCGGTAATGCCTGTAACAGGTAAGGAAAGTCCGAATAATATGCTGTTAAAAAAAGTAAAAATAGCATTAGCATTAACGACGGAGGAAATGCTTGAAATATTGTACGAGGGCGGTGTCGTTGTAACAAAAGGTGAATTAGGTGCTCTTTTAAGAAAAGAAGGCCATCGTAATTACAAAGAGTGCGGCGATCGATTTGCAAGGAATTTCTTAAAAGGTTTAGCTTTAAAATATCGGGGATAA
- a CDS encoding LLM class flavin-dependent oxidoreductase codes for MEIGITTFVETTPDVETGKVISHAERLREVVEEIVLADQVGLDVFGVGEHHRQDYACSAPAVLLAAAASQTKQIRLTSAVSVLSSYDPVRVFQEFSTLDAISNGRAEIMAGRGSFIESFPLFGYDLEDYDELFDEKLDLLLQIRDSEIVNWNGKHRPAIQNRGVYPRPVQDPLPVWIASGGTPQSAVRAGILGLPLVLAIIGGSPIRFASLVKLYKKAAKQAGHDMSKLKVASHSHGFVAESTDIAVEKFFPPTQAAMNVLGRERGWGEYTRSTFDSARSLEGALYVGDANTVAEKIIYLRKNVGITRFMLHVPVGSMPHEDVMKAIELLGTEVAPIVRAEIAKWEAGGEGEA; via the coding sequence ATGGAAATTGGTATTACAACATTTGTTGAAACTACACCAGATGTAGAAACTGGTAAAGTAATTAGTCATGCTGAGCGTTTACGTGAGGTAGTAGAAGAGATTGTATTAGCGGATCAAGTTGGGCTCGATGTATTTGGTGTAGGAGAACATCATCGACAAGATTACGCCTGTTCGGCACCAGCCGTATTACTAGCTGCTGCGGCGTCACAGACAAAACAGATACGACTCACAAGCGCCGTTTCAGTGTTATCTTCTTACGATCCAGTGCGTGTTTTCCAAGAATTTTCTACGCTTGATGCTATCTCGAATGGGCGCGCAGAAATCATGGCGGGGCGAGGTTCATTTATCGAATCTTTTCCTCTGTTTGGCTATGATTTAGAGGATTATGATGAGCTGTTCGATGAAAAATTAGATTTGTTATTACAAATACGTGATTCCGAAATTGTGAATTGGAATGGCAAGCATCGTCCAGCCATTCAAAACCGCGGTGTTTATCCACGTCCGGTTCAAGATCCTTTACCTGTTTGGATTGCTAGTGGTGGTACTCCGCAATCGGCTGTTCGTGCAGGTATCCTTGGACTACCACTCGTGTTAGCAATTATTGGTGGTAGTCCAATTCGCTTTGCATCACTTGTTAAACTTTATAAGAAAGCAGCAAAGCAGGCGGGTCATGATATGTCGAAACTGAAGGTAGCTTCTCATTCACACGGATTCGTCGCTGAGAGTACCGATATAGCAGTAGAAAAGTTTTTCCCACCAACTCAAGCGGCCATGAATGTTTTGGGAAGAGAGCGTGGATGGGGCGAATATACTCGTTCAACTTTTGATTCTGCACGTAGTTTAGAAGGAGCTTTATACGTAGGAGATGCCAATACAGTAGCAGAAAAAATTATTTATCTGCGTAAAAATGTAGGCATTACACGCTTTATGCTGCATGTACCAGTAGGATCAATGCCGCATGAGGACGTTATGAAAGCAATTGAATTATTAGGTACAGAAGTAGCTCCTATCGTGAGGGCAGAAATAGCTAAGTGGGAAGCTGGTGGTGAGGGGGAAGCGTAA
- a CDS encoding spore protein Tlp, whose translation MSNQKNQEIDRKSTNALSLERMIENTKKNIQEAEISMEFAGPEELENLEEKNERREHSIDIMKKQKRDEAAAVARKNSFK comes from the coding sequence ATGTCGAATCAAAAGAATCAAGAAATTGATCGCAAATCTACTAATGCATTAAGTTTGGAACGTATGATTGAAAATACGAAAAAGAATATTCAAGAAGCAGAAATCAGTATGGAATTTGCTGGTCCTGAAGAACTCGAAAACCTAGAGGAAAAAAATGAGCGACGTGAACACTCGATAGACATAATGAAAAAGCAAAAGAGAGACGAAGCGGCAGCAGTAGCTCGAAAAAACAGTTTTAAATAG
- a CDS encoding VOC family protein, translating to MGRLVHFEIHVDDMERAKKFYGEVFGWSFEDWSDYAGLPYYGAVTGDKNEPGIDGALMQRQGPPPEVNQRMNGFVCTMGVGDYDLTEQKILDNGGKVALPKYALPGMAWQGYYNDTEGNVIGIHQPDVNAK from the coding sequence ATGGGAAGATTAGTTCATTTTGAAATTCATGTAGATGACATGGAACGTGCCAAGAAGTTTTACGGAGAGGTATTCGGATGGTCATTCGAAGATTGGAGTGATTATGCAGGATTGCCTTACTATGGAGCAGTAACAGGGGATAAAAATGAACCTGGAATCGATGGTGCCTTAATGCAACGACAAGGTCCTCCACCAGAAGTAAATCAGAGGATGAATGGCTTCGTTTGTACAATGGGCGTAGGAGATTACGATTTGACCGAACAGAAAATTTTGGACAACGGAGGCAAAGTAGCATTGCCGAAATACGCCTTACCCGGCATGGCTTGGCAAGGATATTATAATGATACTGAAGGAAATGTAATAGGAATTCACCAACCAGATGTGAATGCAAAATAG
- a CDS encoding transposase domain-containing protein, which yields MNSICLSIVETAKSNGVDFYKYIKNLFTDLPNLSTHQNPEILYEYMPWSKSIHAACSTK from the coding sequence GTGAACTCCATTTGTTTGAGTATCGTAGAAACAGCCAAAAGTAATGGCGTTGATTTCTACAAATATATAAAGAACCTTTTTACAGACCTACCAAATCTGAGCACCCACCAAAACCCTGAAATATTATATGAATACATGCCCTGGTCAAAATCGATTCATGCAGCATGTAGCACAAAATAA
- a CDS encoding IucA/IucC family C-terminal-domain containing protein, with protein MDLNLDKLRKLRLTTEKMNASLSIETTKLLDESYLKEYIVALQRNIGATNIKVAASIFIKRYAFLSVIYLYTMTNNKRLNISFDNVSLETKDSNEIWLPFFYFHHLEVQALEGNRQEWRASCIELLFKEHISPILDILSNVTKVSKLVLWENIAVYIFWLYETVILEEEISRNIVKRAQEDFQYIISSPSSKLFGDYSENPLARYYKGEVRTICRNRITCCYSHLTKSQKYCKTCPRISK; from the coding sequence TTGGATTTAAATCTCGATAAGCTCCGTAAATTACGTTTGACTACAGAAAAAATGAACGCTTCTCTTTCAATTGAAACGACAAAACTCTTGGATGAATCATACTTAAAGGAATATATAGTTGCCCTTCAGCGAAACATTGGGGCAACTAATATAAAAGTAGCGGCGTCTATTTTTATAAAAAGATATGCATTTTTGTCTGTTATTTATTTGTATACAATGACTAATAATAAAAGATTAAATATCTCTTTTGATAATGTCTCTTTAGAAACTAAAGATAGTAATGAAATTTGGCTTCCTTTCTTCTACTTTCACCATTTAGAAGTGCAAGCTCTCGAAGGGAATCGACAGGAATGGCGAGCAAGTTGTATAGAGCTTCTTTTTAAAGAACACATATCGCCAATACTTGATATTCTATCTAATGTTACGAAAGTGTCGAAGTTAGTTTTATGGGAAAATATTGCAGTTTATATTTTTTGGTTGTATGAAACGGTCATACTAGAGGAAGAAATTTCTCGAAATATTGTAAAACGTGCACAGGAAGACTTTCAATATATTATTTCATCCCCATCGAGTAAGCTTTTTGGGGATTATAGTGAAAATCCTTTAGCAAGATATTATAAAGGAGAGGTAAGAACTATATGTAGGAATAGAATTACTTGCTGTTATTCTCATTTAACCAAAAGTCAAAAGTATTGTAAGACATGTCCACGTATTTCTAAGTAA
- a CDS encoding ABC transporter ATP-binding protein — protein MKQVIETQNLTLSYGESIIIDDLNLQIPKGEITVFIGGNGCGKSTLLRSIARLLKPKNGAVLLEGSAISKMSTKDVAKQMSILPQSPIAPEGLTVLQLVKQGRYPYQTWLKQWTEEDEEKVLNALRATGIEGLKDRPVDSLSGGQRQRAWIAMTLAQDTDIILLDEPTTYLDMTHQIEILDLLYELNEKEKRTIVMVLHDLNLACRYAENIVAIKDREIYAQGKPESIISCSLVKHVFGMDCQITKDPLFGTPLCIPFGKGRCILKEVGV, from the coding sequence ATGAAACAAGTGATTGAGACACAAAATTTAACCCTCTCGTATGGGGAGAGTATTATTATAGATGATTTAAATCTTCAAATACCAAAAGGGGAAATTACTGTTTTCATTGGTGGTAATGGGTGTGGAAAATCAACACTTCTTCGTTCAATTGCTCGATTGTTAAAGCCAAAAAATGGAGCAGTATTGCTAGAAGGAAGCGCGATATCTAAAATGTCCACTAAGGATGTTGCGAAACAAATGTCTATTCTTCCACAATCTCCAATTGCCCCTGAAGGATTAACTGTGCTTCAATTAGTGAAGCAAGGAAGATATCCTTACCAAACATGGTTAAAGCAATGGACAGAGGAAGATGAAGAAAAAGTGTTGAATGCCTTAAGAGCAACAGGTATTGAAGGCCTAAAAGATCGACCGGTGGATTCTTTATCCGGAGGGCAACGTCAAAGAGCATGGATTGCCATGACATTAGCTCAAGATACAGACATTATCCTATTGGATGAGCCAACTACTTATCTTGATATGACACATCAAATTGAGATTCTTGATTTACTTTATGAACTAAACGAAAAAGAGAAACGAACGATAGTAATGGTGCTACACGATTTAAATTTAGCATGCAGATATGCGGAAAATATTGTTGCGATTAAGGATCGGGAAATCTATGCGCAGGGTAAACCTGAGAGTATTATTAGCTGTTCTTTAGTAAAGCATGTGTTTGGTATGGATTGTCAGATTACAAAAGATCCTCTGTTTGGTACGCCATTATGTATTCCATTTGGTAAGGGAAGATGCATTCTAAAGGAAGTAGGAGTTTAA
- a CDS encoding FecCD family ABC transporter permease: MNQYKSFRKLKGKVSFLLDKKAIFVLISFLVITGVVFIVSTGLGDMKLSPLTVLNVLFGGGSDMEQLVVQSFRLPRIIVALMVGIGLAVAGGILQGMIRNPLASPDILGITGGASVAVVSFLSIFSDTNNSLTVSIKWLPLAAFVGAGVIALLVYILAWKNGVSPIRIVLIGIGVSALMQALTTLMMIMGPIYRASQANIWITGTVYGSSWNNVAILVPWTIIFVTIAFFTVKNINILELGDDIATGVGGRIQRQRFFLLLISTALVGGAVAFAGGIGFVGLMAPHMARRLVGSSFGALLPVSALIGGILVMLADLIGRTMFSPLEIPAGVFTAGIGAPYFIYLLFKTRNA; the protein is encoded by the coding sequence ATGAATCAATATAAAAGTTTTAGGAAGTTGAAAGGAAAAGTATCCTTTTTATTAGATAAAAAAGCTATATTCGTATTAATAAGTTTTCTAGTAATAACAGGTGTTGTTTTTATCGTCAGCACAGGTCTCGGTGATATGAAATTAAGCCCTTTAACCGTCTTGAACGTTCTTTTTGGTGGCGGAAGCGATATGGAACAGCTTGTAGTCCAATCCTTTCGTTTGCCTAGAATTATTGTTGCATTAATGGTGGGGATAGGTTTAGCAGTGGCAGGTGGAATCCTACAAGGAATGATTCGAAACCCTTTGGCTTCGCCAGACATTTTAGGAATAACGGGTGGAGCATCCGTGGCTGTTGTTAGTTTTTTGTCCATTTTTAGTGATACAAATAATTCTCTGACAGTAAGTATTAAATGGTTACCTCTAGCTGCATTTGTTGGAGCCGGGGTAATTGCACTACTGGTATACATTCTAGCTTGGAAAAACGGCGTATCTCCTATAAGAATAGTGCTTATTGGAATAGGAGTTTCAGCTCTCATGCAAGCATTAACTACACTGATGATGATTATGGGACCTATTTATAGGGCGAGTCAGGCGAATATATGGATTACTGGTACTGTTTATGGTTCTAGTTGGAATAATGTAGCTATATTAGTGCCATGGACGATTATTTTTGTTACGATTGCTTTCTTTACGGTGAAGAATATAAATATTTTAGAGCTTGGAGATGATATAGCTACAGGAGTGGGAGGACGTATTCAACGACAACGATTCTTCTTATTATTAATAAGTACTGCTCTTGTAGGAGGGGCTGTAGCATTTGCGGGTGGTATCGGATTCGTCGGTTTAATGGCTCCTCATATGGCAAGAAGGTTAGTAGGCTCGTCATTTGGAGCACTTTTACCTGTGTCAGCATTAATCGGTGGAATATTGGTTATGTTGGCTGATTTAATCGGAAGAACGATGTTTTCTCCTTTGGAAATCCCTGCGGGTGTATTTACGGCAGGAATAGGAGCACCTTATTTTATTTATTTATTATTTAAAACAAGGAATGCATAA
- a CDS encoding FecCD family ABC transporter permease: protein MLLKTNTQRLLGLIIVVSILVLLMCASIVYGYTQTSWKMVLDAFQFNNGSNEHIVIETVRLPRALIAVAVGSSLAICGVLMQTLTKNPLASPGIFGVNAGAGFAVVLAVTLFSVGNLQAFTWISFLGAAVAAISVYTIGSVGRDGLTPMKLTLAGAAMSAMFASFTQGFLVINEAAFEQVLFWLAGSVEGRKMEVLLNVLPYLLLGWLGSIFIASKMNILSMGEDVAKGLGVNTGSLKIIVAIIVILLAGGSVAIAGPIGFVGIVIPHLTRFLVGIDHRWLIPFSGVLGGILLLVADILARYVIMPQEVPVGVMTAIIGTPFFIYIARKGFNAR from the coding sequence ATGTTATTAAAAACAAATACGCAAAGACTACTTGGTCTAATCATTGTCGTTTCTATTTTAGTCTTATTAATGTGCGCAAGTATTGTGTACGGATATACACAAACATCATGGAAGATGGTACTAGATGCTTTTCAATTTAATAATGGGTCCAATGAACATATCGTAATTGAAACAGTTAGATTGCCACGGGCTCTAATAGCAGTTGCTGTTGGAAGTAGCTTAGCCATTTGTGGAGTCTTGATGCAAACTCTTACGAAAAATCCACTTGCATCGCCTGGGATTTTTGGTGTGAATGCTGGAGCCGGATTTGCAGTAGTATTAGCAGTTACTCTATTCTCGGTAGGTAATCTTCAAGCATTCACTTGGATATCATTTTTAGGAGCGGCTGTAGCAGCAATTTCCGTTTATACTATTGGTTCAGTAGGAAGAGATGGACTTACACCAATGAAATTAACTTTAGCTGGAGCCGCCATGTCAGCTATGTTTGCTTCTTTTACACAAGGATTTCTTGTCATTAATGAAGCTGCTTTTGAGCAGGTGCTATTTTGGCTAGCTGGATCTGTTGAAGGTAGAAAGATGGAAGTACTTTTAAATGTTTTACCATATTTACTGTTAGGTTGGTTAGGATCAATTTTTATAGCTTCTAAAATGAATATTCTATCTATGGGAGAAGATGTTGCCAAAGGGCTAGGGGTGAATACTGGTTCGTTAAAAATCATAGTTGCTATTATCGTCATACTATTAGCCGGAGGATCGGTAGCTATTGCGGGACCAATTGGCTTTGTTGGTATTGTGATTCCACATCTTACTAGATTTCTTGTTGGTATCGATCATCGTTGGCTTATACCTTTTTCAGGTGTTCTAGGAGGAATTTTGTTACTTGTAGCAGATATATTGGCTAGATATGTCATTATGCCACAAGAGGTTCCTGTAGGAGTAATGACTGCTATTATAGGGACTCCATTCTTCATCTACATTGCAAGAAAGGGGTTTAATGCACGATGA
- a CDS encoding ABC transporter substrate-binding protein, translating to MKNIKRFCAIISIFSLLLLAACGQTKEDTTTTGKENQEDTSYTVEHAMGTTTLKKTPEKVVILTNEGTEALLALGVTPVGAVQSWLGDPWYDHISDKMNDVEVVGVEQEVNLEKIAALKPDLIIGNKLRQEAVYEQLSAIAPTVFSETLRGDWKENFTLYAKALNLEEKGVEVLGQFDAHLEEVKQSLGDKVDQEISVVRFMAGTSRIYYTDSFSGVIFDQLGFKRTAQQTELFAADSKLGNLAIEVGKEVIPKMDGDVLFYFTYAPQGDQAALDTATEWTNDPLWKNLNAVKSGNVFEVSDAIWNTAGGVLAANIMLDEIEDIFSK from the coding sequence ATGAAGAATATTAAAAGGTTTTGCGCTATTATTTCAATATTTTCTTTATTGCTATTAGCAGCGTGCGGACAAACGAAAGAAGACACTACTACAACAGGTAAAGAAAACCAAGAAGACACAAGCTATACAGTAGAACATGCAATGGGTACTACAACGCTTAAAAAAACACCTGAAAAGGTTGTAATTCTTACTAACGAAGGTACGGAAGCCCTACTAGCTTTAGGAGTAACACCTGTTGGTGCTGTTCAATCTTGGCTAGGCGATCCTTGGTATGACCACATCAGTGATAAGATGAATGACGTAGAAGTTGTAGGCGTAGAGCAAGAGGTAAATTTAGAAAAGATAGCTGCATTGAAACCCGATTTAATTATAGGAAATAAATTACGTCAAGAAGCTGTTTACGAACAGTTAAGTGCAATTGCCCCAACTGTATTTTCTGAAACATTACGAGGCGATTGGAAAGAAAACTTTACATTATACGCTAAGGCATTAAACCTTGAAGAAAAAGGTGTTGAAGTATTAGGTCAATTTGATGCACATCTTGAAGAAGTAAAACAAAGTCTAGGTGATAAAGTTGACCAAGAAATTTCTGTTGTACGCTTCATGGCAGGAACATCTAGAATTTATTATACAGACTCGTTCTCTGGAGTTATTTTTGATCAATTAGGATTTAAACGTACTGCACAGCAAACTGAACTTTTTGCTGCGGATAGCAAGCTTGGTAATTTAGCTATTGAGGTAGGGAAAGAAGTTATTCCAAAAATGGATGGGGACGTACTTTTCTATTTCACATATGCACCACAAGGTGATCAAGCTGCCCTAGATACTGCCACAGAATGGACGAATGACCCTCTTTGGAAAAATTTAAATGCTGTAAAAAGCGGTAATGTTTTTGAGGTAAGTGATGCTATTTGGAATACAGCAGGTGGTGTTTTAGCAGCAAATATTATGTTAGATGAAATTGAAGATATCTTTAGTAAATAA
- a CDS encoding MFS transporter has translation MDKQNSKYRWVVFVSVLFTYLLMASQRTAPGLITDQLMRDFQVTASTIGLLTSIQFFVYTILQIPMGILADRFGPNFFLIIGATLTGLGTIIYSLGTHEFVLFFARILTGIGDATIWVNMVLILAQWFHTREFVRLIGLAGMTGSLGFLLATVPFSTWIQLFGWRATFFSAGLLLCICGVLLYFVLVKKTKRIFVEEPIIIIEEVRREKTSVLLRRIFSNRQAWALFFCHFGVVGGYVGFISSWAVPYGMKMYETTRSDASQLIMIGLIGALIGAPLASWISSRLETIKRPYIVVQITVLVGWFTFVLFKGYPSLFLLIILFFIIGFGYGASALTFAAVRQSFPLTESGIVSGFANTGGFLSAVLLPIIFGYILDHFQSTSGSLVEGYYYGFFTPVLFSIIGLIGVILYREKRQGAEHKTNSHIS, from the coding sequence TTGGACAAACAAAATAGCAAATACAGATGGGTTGTATTTGTTTCTGTATTATTTACTTATTTGTTAATGGCGAGTCAACGAACTGCTCCAGGATTGATTACAGACCAATTGATGAGGGATTTTCAAGTAACAGCATCAACGATTGGATTATTGACGAGTATACAATTTTTTGTATACACCATTTTGCAAATTCCGATGGGGATTTTGGCGGATCGTTTTGGCCCCAACTTTTTTCTAATTATTGGTGCCACACTTACAGGTTTAGGTACAATCATTTATAGTCTTGGTACACATGAATTCGTCCTGTTTTTTGCCAGAATACTAACGGGTATAGGGGATGCCACCATATGGGTTAATATGGTGCTAATTTTGGCTCAATGGTTTCATACAAGGGAATTTGTTCGATTAATTGGTCTGGCGGGTATGACAGGAAGTCTTGGTTTCTTATTGGCGACGGTCCCTTTCTCTACTTGGATCCAGTTATTTGGTTGGAGGGCAACATTTTTCTCAGCGGGACTACTATTATGTATATGTGGCGTTCTCTTGTATTTTGTCCTTGTAAAAAAAACAAAACGAATCTTTGTGGAAGAACCGATAATTATAATAGAAGAAGTACGACGTGAAAAAACATCCGTATTATTACGAAGAATATTTTCAAATCGGCAAGCATGGGCGTTATTCTTTTGCCATTTTGGGGTTGTCGGCGGATATGTAGGGTTTATCAGTTCGTGGGCAGTACCATATGGGATGAAGATGTATGAAACGACCCGTTCAGATGCAAGCCAGCTGATTATGATCGGTCTTATCGGGGCACTTATTGGAGCACCTCTAGCTAGTTGGATTTCAAGTCGGTTAGAAACAATTAAAAGGCCATATATTGTCGTTCAAATCACTGTTTTAGTGGGGTGGTTTACTTTCGTATTATTTAAAGGGTATCCGTCACTCTTTTTGCTAATAATACTTTTCTTTATCATTGGCTTTGGATATGGGGCCAGTGCATTAACTTTTGCAGCTGTACGTCAATCTTTTCCTTTAACGGAATCGGGCATTGTATCGGGGTTTGCAAATACGGGTGGCTTTCTAAGTGCTGTATTGCTGCCGATCATTTTTGGCTATATATTGGATCATTTTCAATCTACTTCAGGTAGTCTAGTTGAGGGATACTACTATGGTTTCTTCACGCCAGTTCTCTTCTCCATCATTGGCTTGATCGGAGTGATTTTATATAGAGAAAAGCGTCAGGGAGCAGAGCATAAAACGAATAGCCACATTTCTTAA
- a CDS encoding tRNA dihydrouridine synthase yields the protein MKENFWNDLPKPFFVLAPMEDVTDVVFRHVVSKAGRPDVFFTEFTNSDSYCHPEGRKSVRGRLLFTEDEQPMVAHIWGDNPEYFREMSIGMAELGFKGVDINMGCPVPNVATRGKGSGLILHPEVAAELIQAAKAGGLPVSVKTRLGYKDVDEWKEWLTHILKQDIANLSIHLRTRKEMSQVDAHWELIPEIKKLRDEIAPNTLLTINGDIPDRQTGLQLAEQYGIDGVMIGRGIFKNPFAFEKEPKEHSSAEYLDLLRLQLDLQDKYSEELPRSVTALHRFFKIYVKGFRGASELRNQLMNTKSTDEVRTLLDNFEATMLIDDGR from the coding sequence ATGAAAGAAAATTTTTGGAACGATTTACCGAAACCATTTTTTGTACTTGCACCAATGGAAGATGTGACGGACGTTGTGTTTCGTCATGTCGTAAGTAAAGCAGGTAGACCAGATGTATTTTTCACGGAGTTTACAAACTCGGATAGCTATTGTCATCCAGAGGGGCGGAAAAGTGTGCGAGGACGTTTGCTTTTTACAGAAGATGAACAGCCAATGGTTGCACATATTTGGGGGGACAATCCAGAATATTTCCGTGAAATGAGTATCGGGATGGCAGAGCTAGGCTTTAAAGGCGTGGATATTAATATGGGATGTCCTGTACCGAATGTAGCAACGAGAGGGAAAGGTAGCGGCCTTATTCTACATCCTGAAGTTGCGGCAGAACTTATTCAAGCAGCAAAAGCGGGAGGACTACCTGTCAGTGTAAAAACTCGACTTGGCTATAAGGACGTCGACGAGTGGAAAGAGTGGCTAACGCATATTTTGAAACAAGATATAGCGAACCTTTCTATTCATTTACGTACAAGAAAAGAAATGAGTCAAGTAGATGCGCACTGGGAGCTTATTCCGGAAATTAAGAAATTGCGTGATGAAATTGCACCAAATACGCTATTAACAATCAATGGTGACATTCCTGATCGTCAAACTGGGCTGCAGCTTGCTGAACAATATGGTATTGATGGCGTGATGATAGGGCGCGGTATTTTTAAAAATCCGTTTGCCTTTGAAAAAGAGCCGAAAGAGCATAGCAGTGCGGAATACCTTGATCTTTTGAGACTGCAACTTGATCTTCAAGACAAATACTCTGAAGAATTGCCACGTTCAGTTACAGCACTTCATCGCTTCTTCAAAATATATGTCAAAGGATTCCGTGGGGCAAGTGAATTAAGAAATCAATTGATGAACACGAAATCAACGGATGAAGTACGTACATTGCTTGATAATTTTGAAGCAACAATGTTGATTGATGACGGACGGTAG